The genomic DNA CAACTGTGGGGTTATCTGTGGCGAGCACGGTTTGGGGCGAAACGTCCAACAACAATGCCCAGCACTGTCACCACGGTCGCAGGCCGGAGCAATGTCATGTAAGATGCGTGCATGGGTGTCAGCTGCATGTCGCGGCATGACAGGTAAATTGCGCTGGTCGGGCCACCACGCAGGAGTACCTATGCCCACGCAATCAAACTCATCCACATCCTCCCCGTCAGTTCCACAGCGCATCGCGCACAAGGCCTTCACCGCGCTGGAAAACTTCCTGCGAGTTGAAGCGGCCAGTGGCATCGTATTGCTGATCGCTGCTGCGGCCGCACTACTCTGGGCAAATTCACCGCTTTCCGATAGCTACCACAGGCTGTGGGAATGGCCGCTTGTGTTTGGCGCCGGTGATCTGGTGTTCGCAAAGCCGCTTCACTTCTGGATCAACGACGCGCTCATGACCATCTTTTTCCTGGTGGTTGGCATGGAGATACGTCGGGAAATGCACGAAGGGGCGTTGAGCGACCTGAGACAGGCGGTGCTGCCGCTGGCAGCGGCAATAGGCGGCGTAGCAGTACCGGCGCTCATTTACGCCACAATGAACCGCACGCCTGATGCCATTCATGGCTGGGCCATCCCGACCGCCACGGATATTGCTTTTGCTGTTGGGGTACTGGCACTGCTTGGACGCTCGATTCCCGGTAGTGTGCGTGTCTTCCTGCTAACGCTTGCGATTGTCGACGACATCATCGCAGTGCTCGTCATCGCTTTTTTTTACTCGTCTGGATTCGACTTCGCTGGACTCGCCGTTGCACTTGCCGGCATTGGACTGGTATTGGCCATGCAGCGCGCGGGAATTGGCACTGCCCCAGCCTACATCGTTCCGGGCGCCATTATCTGGGTGGGCCTGCTTGTCAGCGGCGCGCATCCTACCCTCGCTGGCGTCGCACTCGGGTTGCTGACGCCGGTTGTCCCGACGCACAGACGTGAACGCGCGCTGGTGGAAATTTCGCGTGCGACGAGCGACGTGACGGGGCCAACCATGGCAGCTACCGTCGACATCAACCGGTTGGCCAAACCTTTGCAAACCCTGCGCCTGGCGCAACGTGAACTGTTACCCCCGGTTGTTCGCGTCCAGTGGGCACTGCACCCCTGGGTCGCATACGGCATCATGCCGCTGTTCGCATTGGCCAACGCCGGGGTGACACTGGGTAGCGTGGATCTATCACGGCCTGAAACTCTCTGGATCGCGGCTGGAATATCGACTGCCCTTGTCGTCGGCAAGCCGGTAGGTGTATTTCTTGTCACGTGGTTGCTGGTCAGGCTCAAACTGTGCCGCCTGCCACCAGGGGTGTCATGGAGCGGACTCGGGCTGATCGCGCTTCTCGCGGGAATCGGCTTCACCATGTCGATCTTCATTGCCACGCTGGCGTTCAATGACGAAGGTGCGTTGAACGTTGCCAAGCTCGGCGTGCTTGCCGGATCGTTTGTCGCAGGAGCACTAGGGCTTGGGTGGGGCATGATCTGCTCACGCTTGAAAATCGGGGATCGTAACCCGGCCGTCCAATAGGGCACCCGCGTTGTCCCGTCCTTCAACGAATCAAATAGGGCACCCGGGTTGTCCCGTCCTTCAACGAATCATCGTGATCGGGACCCCACTCAGACGCGACAGCCGGGCGAACAAACCCCACTTCCGGAAAAAACCCAGACCATTCGCATCAAGCACCATGACATCGGCGCCGTGAGATTTCGCATAGGAAGCGATGGTTTTTCCCGGCGGGCCGAACACGCGCTTCCACGTGTAGGGCACGCCGGCATCCTCAAGAACGGCGCAGGTTCGTGTCAGTGCGTCGCGCATCAGCAACTTCTCATGGCGTCTTAATGCGGCACGCGATTGAAACGCGGCCGCGCGGCCCTCGCCGGTTTCTTCCAGCACCTCAAGCAGTTCGACCTGCGATACGCATTTCTCACCAAAGAGAAAGGCTGCGTGACGCGCGGCTTCAAGCGAGCCAGTCCGGCAAACAACGGGAATAAGCAGCTTTAACATCTTCGGTTTCGCGCAGGAGGATTCGATACACCTCATTACAGTACGTGGCGCATCAAGAAAACGGAAAGCTCCTGATCGACCGTGTAAAAATTGTGTCAATACGGAAGACACGCGACGTGGGTTGCGGCCCCGTCACTTTGCTCAAAATGTGCAGATGCGATCGGGCGCCTTACTGCCAGCGTTGCCGCGATAGGCAAACAGCGTTGCGCAGTATTGTTCAAATGACGCGAACGACCGAGACACACCGAATATTCGCCATATTCCTCGATCGGACGAACGACGCCTCATGGCCGGACAGCGTCCAAGCACGGTCCGGCCGTTGGCCGCTCACACCTCTGTCTGTTCAGCCATTTCGAGCGCGTCGTCAACTTCGATGCCGAGATATCGAACTGTGCTTTCGAGCTTGGTATGGCCGAGCAGCATTTGTACGGCCCGAAGATTTTTCGTCCGGCGGTAGATCAGCGATGCTTTGGTACGGCGCATTGTGTGCGTTCCATACGCGGTGTCGTCGAGTCCGATCGACCGCACCCATCCGTGCACGAGGCGGGCGTACTGACGCGTCGAAAGATGCGGTGAGTCATGGATCCTCCCGGGAAAAAGGAAGTCCGAAGGCGTCAGCCCCGCTGTCCTGATCCAGGTTTCCACGCTATCCCGCGTCTGCTCCGTAATCTCGAACTGCACCGGGCGCTGGGTCTTCTGCTGCATGACTGTCGCTCGAGGCGCCACGCGTGAGCCAAGGCAGACGTCGCTCACCCGTAACCTAGTCAGGTCGCAAGCACGTAGCTTGCTGTCGATCGCGAGATTGAACATCGCAAGATCACGCGTTTTCGCCCCCAGTTGCATGCGGATTCGAATCGCCCAGATTTCCCTGAGCTTCAGCGGTGGCTTCTGCCCGGTTAGCTTGTCCTTGTTCCACGGCACCCGGGGCACGCGGTTGCTCATCGTCGCTTCCATGATGACTCTCCTTTCAAAGGAAGGGAGAATCAGTCTGCGCCCCGCGCCAATGGGCGATGCCCGACCCTTCTGGGACATCGGGTCGCTGCGAGCGAACGGCGGCTCTCGGTGGTCAACAAGACATTGAAGCTCCGATGCTCTTTCTGTCTCACCTCATTTCGTCAACGACTGAAGCAGTCTGGTCAGATCCTGAGGCTGGACACGAATGATCCCGGCGCGTGGGCTATCAATATCCGCGATGAGTGCCAGCGATAACGCGACCGTCACAGGCAGGACCGCAATGAGCAAACCTCTGCGCAGCTCGCCCCTTGTACAGTAACCCTGCAGGACGCAGCCAAAAAGGGCGATGAGGATCATGAGAAACCACGCGCCAGGCGGGATGTGATTGATCCGCGCGGCCTCGGAATAATCCTGCGAGTTGAGCACGTCATTCATTCCTGCAACAACAAGCGCGCCGATCGGTGTGGGCTTCTCCTGCGCTACCTGCGTTGCGAGTCGCCATAGCTCGGACTGGAGCGCCGCCGTATCGCGGCGAATGCGTTCGAGTTCTTGCCTGTCTCGCGTGCGGAAACCGGCCAGTCTCAGTTCAGTGTAGCGGATCAACCCGGCTTTAATCTTCGCACCGACAAGTGCATCGGCCAGATCGGCTCGTGCGTACTCCGTTCCTATCGCGTTAGCTTCGCCTTCTTCAAGGTTCTTGCGCTGGTCGTAGCGACCTACCGCCATTGAGAGGCAGAAGCCGATCAGCAGCGCGAGCAATGTTAGCGTGGCCGTCCGGACAATGTTGAAATCCTCGCGGTCGTCCTCCGGCAGCACGGCAACGCGTCGTAGTGCATAGGCGCCGAATGCTACCGCCCCCATGAACAGTACGAGAAGCACCATAAACACGACAGCCGGATGAGCGACGAACGCAGCCATGCAAGCCTCCAGTTGCAGCGGGTTCATTTCGACCGCGGCGGAAGCGGTCCGAAGAACATCGTCTTGAGTTTATGGTGGCCAATTACCCGGGCCAGCTCCGCGATGACGCAGTACACAAAAATCAGGGTGACGAGGAGAATCTGGACGGCCCAGAACCGCGGCCAGTTCATAGCGGCTAACAGCTGGTGATTTGCGGCCGAAATGCCAGGCGCCTCTTTCCAGTACTCGTAGAGCCGCTCGAGGTAATGCACGACGAGCGCGACGATCGCATAAATCAGTGTCTTCCAGCCGACATTCCAGATCAGCGGTCTTTCCGGAAAGCGGTTGATGAACGGAAGCATGTCCGACACGAGCACCGACTTGCCGGGCACGAGCGATGCGATCAGCACCGATGCGGTCACCGGAACCGGCGCACCGCAAGCCGCTCTTCTCATTCCGACAACTCCAACGATCGCGTCGCAAATCCGGCTAGCCTGTCTTAACCGGTTCGAGAAATCCGACACGCGTGACCGAACTCGTTGACAAGTCCTTGAATTCTGAGGACGCGTAGTCTAGCTAATTCCGCTCCCCTGCACTCTTGTCGGGAAACTGATTTTATTGGGCTGGCGCGCAGTTGGCTAGACTCGAAAGGACGGAACTAACTGGATTACCGAAAAACGCAAGAGCGCAGGACCGCATCGCGGCGCCAATCCGTGTTCCTAGGGCTTTGCTGATGGAGGGCGAGAGACGCTTGGCGACCCAACTGAGACATTCGCGATACGCACGGTGTAAGTCCGGTTTTGAGACGACAACGGTCGTCTACTTTCTACGCTAATTGCTGAATTGAGTCGACGATCGTCTAGATACAACTCGCCACTCTCAAAGTT from Paraburkholderia edwinii includes the following:
- the nhaA gene encoding Na+/H+ antiporter NhaA, which gives rise to MPTQSNSSTSSPSVPQRIAHKAFTALENFLRVEAASGIVLLIAAAAALLWANSPLSDSYHRLWEWPLVFGAGDLVFAKPLHFWINDALMTIFFLVVGMEIRREMHEGALSDLRQAVLPLAAAIGGVAVPALIYATMNRTPDAIHGWAIPTATDIAFAVGVLALLGRSIPGSVRVFLLTLAIVDDIIAVLVIAFFYSSGFDFAGLAVALAGIGLVLAMQRAGIGTAPAYIVPGAIIWVGLLVSGAHPTLAGVALGLLTPVVPTHRRERALVEISRATSDVTGPTMAATVDINRLAKPLQTLRLAQRELLPPVVRVQWALHPWVAYGIMPLFALANAGVTLGSVDLSRPETLWIAAGISTALVVGKPVGVFLVTWLLVRLKLCRLPPGVSWSGLGLIALLAGIGFTMSIFIATLAFNDEGALNVAKLGVLAGSFVAGALGLGWGMICSRLKIGDRNPAVQ
- a CDS encoding universal stress protein — protein: MLKLLIPVVCRTGSLEAARHAAFLFGEKCVSQVELLEVLEETGEGRAAAFQSRAALRRHEKLLMRDALTRTCAVLEDAGVPYTWKRVFGPPGKTIASYAKSHGADVMVLDANGLGFFRKWGLFARLSRLSGVPITMIR
- a CDS encoding tyrosine-type recombinase/integrase, with product MEATMSNRVPRVPWNKDKLTGQKPPLKLREIWAIRIRMQLGAKTRDLAMFNLAIDSKLRACDLTRLRVSDVCLGSRVAPRATVMQQKTQRPVQFEITEQTRDSVETWIRTAGLTPSDFLFPGRIHDSPHLSTRQYARLVHGWVRSIGLDDTAYGTHTMRRTKASLIYRRTKNLRAVQMLLGHTKLESTVRYLGIEVDDALEMAEQTEV